One Heterodontus francisci isolate sHetFra1 chromosome 3, sHetFra1.hap1, whole genome shotgun sequence DNA window includes the following coding sequences:
- the LOC137367148 gene encoding putative nuclease HARBI1, producing MAAEVSSDCVGGHPMPVALKVTVALNFYTSGSLQASTGDMCRISQSSAQHCIKVVTDAVFRRANQYIKFQTDSARQAEETRDFNTIAGFPMVQSVIDCTHMSIRAPAGQRGAFINQKRFHSMNVHLVCDHSKSILQVCTHYPGSSHAHSFSGTPRCQCLSSPVPGRMDTWRQGYPLKIWLMTPVRNPRNEAEERYNASHVTTRVTIEQTIGLLKMRFRCLDHSGGALRYSPARASRIVVVYCALHNLNNVQHKASSDEEGEEFEEEEEGAQPPGRPGEAVGGLQELGAREARQAVSGSGVSPDLRFMNYAVCQRLTCQSKFRHSHLLELQKQVLISAATVHLSI from the coding sequence atggCAGCCGAGGTCAGCTCCgactgcgtgggtggccatccaatgccagtggcactaAAGGTCACAGTTGCTCTGAACTTCTATACATCAGGCTCATTGCAGGCTTCTACAGGAGACATGTGCAGAATCTCACAGTCATCAGCACAGCACTGTataaaggtggtaactgatgccgTATTCAGGCGGGCCAACCAGTACATCAAGTTCCAGACTGACTCCGCCCGTCAGGCTGAGGAAACCAGGGACTTCAacaccattgctgggttccccatggtccaaagCGTGATTGACTGCACACATATGTCCATCAGAGCACCTGCAGGTCAGcgaggggccttcattaatcaaaAGAGATTTCACTCGATGAATGTGCACCTTGTTTGTGACCACAGTAAGAGTATTTTGCAGGTGTGTACTcattatccaggaagcagtcacgcGCATTCATTCTCTGGAACTCCTAGATGCCAGTGCCTTTCATCCCCTGTGCCTGGAagaatggatacttggcgacagggttaCCCGCTGAAGATATGGctaatgacacctgtgaggaacccacggaatgaagcagaggaacgttacaatgcgagccatgtgaccaccagagtcaccattgagcagactataggccttctgaagatgagatttagatGCTTGGATCACTCAGGTGGTGCCCTTCGGTACTCGCCAGCAAGGGCATCTCGCATTGTTGTTGTTTActgcgccttacataacctgaACAACGTTCAGCACaaggcatcctcagacgaggagggtgaagagtttgaggaggaggaggagggggcgcagCCACCTGGACGTCCGGGGGAAGCagttggaggtttgcaggagttgggTGCACGGGAGGCTCGGCAGGCTGTTTCAGGTTCAGGTGTTTCTCCTGACCTGAGGTTCATGAACTATGCAGTCTGCCAGAGACTGACATGTCAATCTAAATTCAGGCATTCACATCTGCTGGAACTCCAAAAGCAGGTGCTAATCTCAGCTGCTACAGTCCACCTTTCCATCTAA